AGCTTAACCGTCGCGGATTCGAAATCGCGACCTGTCGTGTTCGTCATGGTGACCCAGGCAATGAGGTCAAGTGCGTCGCGAGTATCGGACTGAATCAGGCTGTAGCTGGCTTCCCAGTCGAGACCCCACGAAGCATAGGCCAATTCGGCGTCAAAAGGCCCGGCGGCCTCGCTCGAAATGGTCCAATTCAGTGTCGGATTCAGCACTGAGTCGTCAGGAAGTTTTGGAAACAGGGGGGTACCCGGCAATTCGAATTGCTGTCTTCCGTCGACTTCAACGATGGGCTGCACGGGCGGCGCTTGAGACCACACGGAAGCGAACGATGCCGTGCGCGTGGCTTCGACGGGCGTATAGCCGCTGCGAATGACCTTACCCGAGACTACGCTCCAGACGTCTTCGCGTTGAACGAGGAAATCGAGCGTGTTCCCTTCGTTAAGCCACAGGAGCATGCCTTGGCTGATGGAATCGCCCCGGTAACTTTGCTCCAGAATTTTGAAGTCGTGGGTTCCGGAGAGGTCGCGCAGAATCACGGAATCGGGTTCGAGCATGGATGTGATGCGGTCGTAGCGAACCTGATTGGCGCCTTCCTTCAAGTCAAGCGCAATCGGTTCCCGCACGACACCAAATCCCTGATTGTAGATGGTGAGCGAGGTTTCTCCGGCGGCAGCCGCAGAGGCAGCGAGCAGACTCGCGACTCCGGCAACGGCAAGCCATGCCCACCTTATTCGCATGTGGTTTCGCATTTTCCGAACTCCTTGTGGTGGGAATCGGTTGCGGTTACCACGAGTAATGGACGGTGTAGGTGACTACCTTCTCTTCGCCCGGCTTCACCGGCACGCGGAACTCAATGGTCTGGCTGTCCATCTTGTTGTACGGGTCGGAACTTTCCTTCACTTCCGCCGTACTCCACCGGTACAAGTGTTCGACGATGCGGATCTCGGTATCTTCCTTCTTGCGATTGCGCAGTTTGATCTCAAACGACTCGTCGACCCAACGTTGCTGGTTCTCGACTTTGAAGCTGGTTTGTCTCCGCTCACCTACGAGGTCGAAGGCGTCGCCGGTATAGACGCGCAACGTCTCGTCGCTCGGAGTGTGCGCGATAACATTCTCTCCCGTGAACTCGAGTTGGCCGTCGTCGTCGCGCTGATAGAAACGCGTACGACCGGCGGGCAACGGCATTCCCAGCCCATTGTCCTTCGTGTTCTTCAGTTCACGCATCGTCCAGACCTGCGTGTTCATCTGGGTGCCGTAATCCTGCTGTTGCAGAAGGTTTTGAGGATTCCAGCCTCGGTACTGGTTCACGTCAATCTTGGCTCCGTCGTAGACGTAGAAGCGCTCCGACTTCACACCGTTGGCTCGCACAAACTCGACCTGCTTTGTTTCGCGGTCGCGCAATGTGGCCGGACGCGCGATGGTGTAGAGGTGGTACTCGTCGAATGCCTTCTGGGTTACGGCCTGCTCGCCGCCATAACGCCCAGCGAAGCCTCCGGTATCCGCCATCACATAACGGTTCATATCTGGACCTGGCTGAATCTTGCTGACGTTTCCGGCCATGAGCTTGATGTGGGCGTTCTCGAAGACCTTGCCGCTCATGTTCTCAATGGTGACCCAGCCCACGATATCGACTGTGTCGCCCGATTGCGGCGCCACGAGGTTGTAGCTCGATTCCCAGCTCATGCCGCTCGTGACATACCCGAGTTCTGCTTCAAGCGTTCCGGCAGCGGCGCTGTCCAAAACCCACGACAGGGTCGGTTTCAGGATGGTCCCGTCACCGAGGCTTGGAAACAGAGGCTGCCCGGGCAGGCCGAAACGAATTTTGCCGTCGACTTCAATCACAGGCTGGGCATTGGTAAGCTGCGGATAATACTGCTGCTGCGGATTGCGCGCGCGAATGATCTGCGGTATGTAGCCGCTGCGGACGATCTTGCCGTCAACAGTGGTTTGGTTCTGTCCGATGGTTTGCAGGAACGGAATCGTCTGTCCTTCGTTGATGGATAGAAGCAGTTCCTGCGACACGGGATCGTTGCGGAAACTCTGTTCCAAGATTTGCAGGGCCCATTTTCCCGAGGGGTCTCGCAACATAACGGAATCGGGTTCCAGCAAGGTGGTTGTGTCGTTGAAGGAGACCTTGTTGACGCCTTTCTCGAGGGTCAGTGGGATGGTCTGGCGGACAACGGCAAAGTTCTGGTTGTAGATGGTAACGGAAGGGTCGGCGGCCCATCCCGCCTGCACGGCAACTGCGCTCAAGCACACTACGCCCCACAACGTCTGTCTCATGACCTGCCCTCCCATGGATTGAGACACGCATTTACAGGGATCTTCGCGCGGGCGCACTTCGCCCGAATCGTTTGACACCATTCATGGCGGCGGGTTCGAAGGCCCCTGCGTCTATCCTATACCTTTTTCCGGGTGGGGGTTCCTGAAAAGTGGCTTAACCACCGATAAACACCGATGAACGCCGATAGGAGGATCAATCAGAAGAGAACTTCAAACCACGGGGAGCGCGGGGACCACGGGGAATGCACACAATCTCTTAGAAAGGAAAAGAGAGGTACAAAGGGTACAAAAGAACGGGGATTGGGATTTGACCACGAATCAAACGAATTACACGAAAGGAGGAATCAATCAAACACGAATGTTCTCAAATCACTGAGAACACAGGGGAATTCGTGAATCTTGCACAGACCTTTTCAGATAGTAGCGCAAAGGATCAATTGAGCGTCGATAGGCTCGCTACATCAATTGGATCTATTTTGTCGAATTCTCCACGCGCAGTATGGCCTCGGCAGCGCCGGCTCGCGCATCGAGATCGGGGTCGTCGAGGATCGGTACGAAAACAGGGAGATCCTGGGCACGTGGTAACCGGCCCAACGCGGCGCACACCTCGCGTTTGTCTTCTGTCGTACCGCGACTGGCGAATGCAAGCAGCTTGTCGTGAATCGCGGGCCGTTCGGATTCGGGTGCATGCAAATACAACGCGCTTAGTAGGAGTACACAACGCGACGAATCCGCGGGTTCTTTCGCGGCAGCCGCGGCGAGTTTGGCATAGGTTTCCGGCCTCAATTTCTTAAAGAAGCGGAATGCATACGCGGCGCACCCGCGCGAGTCGACGTCCGTGGAATCCAGCAGTTCCGCTAATGCAGCTTCGTCCTTGGCGTCTCCGGAGTTGGCTAACACCCAGCGCATCAAGGGCAAGGTGGAACCGGTTTCCACTTGCGCCAAGCGGACTACTTCCGGGTCATGGGTGCTGTATCCCAGTTTTCCGAGCGTCTCAGCGGCATGTGCGCGATCCTCTGCCTTGGGATCGAGCAGTACGGCGGCAATCTTCTCCGTATATGCCTTGCGTTCGTCGGGGTTGGACGTGGCCTGAGCCAACACGCGCCAGACTCCGATGCGGTAGAAGGTTCCAGCAGACTCGGCTTCCTTCAGAAACAAATCGCGGACTCCTTCAGGATGCCCCGTCCACAACAGCGACTCGGCGGCATGAACTTTCACCCAA
The window above is part of the Candidatus Hydrogenedentota bacterium genome. Proteins encoded here:
- a CDS encoding DUF4139 domain-containing protein — encoded protein: MRQTLWGVVCLSAVAVQAGWAADPSVTIYNQNFAVVRQTIPLTLEKGVNKVSFNDTTTLLEPDSVMLRDPSGKWALQILEQSFRNDPVSQELLLSINEGQTIPFLQTIGQNQTTVDGKIVRSGYIPQIIRARNPQQQYYPQLTNAQPVIEVDGKIRFGLPGQPLFPSLGDGTILKPTLSWVLDSAAAGTLEAELGYVTSGMSWESSYNLVAPQSGDTVDIVGWVTIENMSGKVFENAHIKLMAGNVSKIQPGPDMNRYVMADTGGFAGRYGGEQAVTQKAFDEYHLYTIARPATLRDRETKQVEFVRANGVKSERFYVYDGAKIDVNQYRGWNPQNLLQQQDYGTQMNTQVWTMRELKNTKDNGLGMPLPAGRTRFYQRDDDGQLEFTGENVIAHTPSDETLRVYTGDAFDLVGERRQTSFKVENQQRWVDESFEIKLRNRKKEDTEIRIVEHLYRWSTAEVKESSDPYNKMDSQTIEFRVPVKPGEEKVVTYTVHYSW